A region from the Brachyspira hampsonii genome encodes:
- a CDS encoding DUF2147 domain-containing protein, with protein sequence MKNSILFMIFIIIFTSSVYAENNAKDVEGFWAMPEKPRGKMKVAKIIVIDNKVYAYGIALHDDVKSTLDIHNPDKSLRDKDLKGLIFIYDIVFKDGEWQTGRIYHIDQGSTYYAKISLSEDKKTLFLKASLDKRGIVGATVEWTRLSKEESNKYTDIPVNKLRTIEGKGI encoded by the coding sequence ATGAAAAATAGTATACTCTTTATGATATTTATAATTATATTCACCTCTTCAGTATATGCTGAAAATAATGCAAAAGATGTTGAGGGCTTCTGGGCTATGCCTGAAAAACCAAGAGGAAAAATGAAAGTAGCTAAAATAATAGTTATTGATAATAAAGTATATGCTTACGGTATAGCATTGCATGATGATGTAAAAAGCACATTAGATATACATAATCCGGATAAATCATTGAGAGATAAGGATTTAAAAGGATTAATATTTATATATGATATAGTATTCAAAGACGGTGAATGGCAGACAGGAAGAATATATCATATAGATCAGGGAAGCACATACTATGCCAAAATAAGTTTATCAGAAGATAAAAAAACATTATTTCTGAAAGCATCATTGGATAAAAGAGGCATAGTAGGAGCTACAGTAGAATGGACTAGGCTCTCTAAAGAAGAGTCCAATAAATATACAGATATTCCTGTAAATAAATTAAGAACTATAGAAGGCAAAGGAATATGA
- a CDS encoding peptide ABC transporter substrate-binding protein, whose translation MKKNILIKLFCLLYVVFILSCHKEPKNILNEITVSVGPEPQTIDPTINSAVDAMIYTTHLFENLTIRDENNNIIPGAAESWTSSNNNTIYIFNIRSNAKWSDGVDLKANDFVYAWKRIVDPKNGASYSILLDVIKNASDIMMGKKDKETLGVKALDDKTLYVELEYPVPYFLEMVAHTAYTPLREDIVSQNEDGWTLDVNTMVGNGAFQIVRWDHNSRLVVRKNTDYWNYKEIKPDIINFEFIDNDNTAMSAIINEEIYFYHNTPINDREKLLKDGIAKPVPNISLYFYEVDNRKKPFNDARVRKAISLAIDREYIVNNIMKGGEKPAAAIVPYDIKDVDSTNDFRYKKEGYFSTKSEDYEKNVEEARALLADAGYPNGENFPVFEFITNPGFHITIAESIQAMLKEALNINMVIRQEEWAVLLQTRRDGNFDMARQGWIGGYNSPAAFLSLVKTGYVLNEGRYSNPLFDKALLDASLAENDSDRSMYFHEAESIAMNDMAIIPIYYYSGTVMQNRKLTNVIYDIFGIYNFSKAEIVEESN comes from the coding sequence ATGAAAAAGAATATATTAATTAAATTATTTTGTTTATTGTATGTTGTTTTTATTTTGTCATGCCATAAAGAGCCAAAAAATATTTTAAATGAAATAACCGTTTCGGTAGGTCCTGAGCCTCAGACAATAGATCCTACAATCAATTCAGCAGTAGATGCTATGATATATACAACACATTTATTTGAAAATTTAACTATAAGAGATGAGAATAATAATATTATACCCGGAGCTGCAGAAAGCTGGACATCATCTAATAACAATACAATATATATTTTTAATATCAGAAGCAATGCAAAATGGTCTGACGGAGTTGATTTAAAGGCTAATGATTTTGTATATGCTTGGAAGAGAATAGTTGACCCTAAAAACGGAGCTTCATATTCAATACTTTTGGATGTTATAAAAAATGCTAGCGATATAATGATGGGTAAAAAGGATAAAGAAACATTGGGTGTTAAAGCATTAGATGATAAAACTTTGTATGTAGAATTAGAATATCCTGTTCCTTATTTTTTGGAGATGGTGGCTCATACTGCATATACACCTTTGCGTGAAGATATTGTTAGTCAAAATGAGGACGGCTGGACTTTAGATGTTAATACTATGGTTGGAAATGGAGCTTTTCAGATAGTTCGTTGGGATCATAATTCAAGATTAGTAGTTCGTAAAAATACAGACTATTGGAATTATAAAGAGATAAAACCCGATATTATTAATTTTGAGTTTATAGATAATGATAATACTGCAATGTCTGCAATAATAAATGAAGAAATATATTTTTATCATAATACGCCTATAAATGACAGAGAAAAACTTTTAAAAGATGGCATAGCAAAACCAGTACCTAATATATCACTTTATTTTTATGAAGTGGATAATAGGAAAAAACCTTTTAATGATGCTAGAGTGAGGAAAGCTATTTCTTTAGCTATAGATAGGGAATATATAGTAAATAATATTATGAAAGGAGGAGAAAAACCTGCTGCTGCTATTGTCCCTTATGATATAAAAGATGTTGATAGTACAAATGATTTTAGATATAAAAAAGAAGGATATTTTTCTACAAAAAGTGAAGATTATGAAAAGAATGTAGAGGAGGCTAGGGCATTACTTGCAGATGCTGGTTATCCTAATGGAGAAAATTTTCCTGTATTTGAATTCATAACAAATCCCGGTTTTCATATCACTATTGCAGAAAGCATACAAGCTATGTTAAAAGAGGCATTAAATATAAATATGGTTATAAGGCAGGAGGAATGGGCTGTACTTTTGCAAACTAGAAGAGATGGAAACTTTGATATGGCAAGACAAGGCTGGATTGGAGGATATAATAGTCCTGCAGCATTTCTATCTTTGGTAAAAACAGGATATGTATTGAATGAGGGAAGATATAGTAATCCTCTATTTGATAAAGCTTTATTAGATGCTTCCCTTGCAGAAAATGATTCAGATAGAAGTATGTATTTTCATGAGGCTGAAAGCATTGCTATGAATGACATGGCTATTATTCCAATATATTATTATTCCGGAACTGTAATGCAAAATAGAAAATTAACTAATGTTATTTATGATATATTTGGTATATATAATTTTAGCAAAGCAGAAATTGTAGAAGAAAGTAATTGA
- a CDS encoding nucleotidyltransferase substrate binding protein — protein sequence MYNCIRKINVYDRIKTDDKYLILTIRAGLTYNFKIAFEQSLKFIQRWLNENINPDITSGITKKELFRLAAKHLLIDDIEKWIRFKDARNSTSHIYSNEVS from the coding sequence ATCTATAACTGCATTAGAAAAATCAATGTATATGATAGAATCAAAACAGATGATAAATATTTAATACTTACAATAAGAGCTGGTTTAACATATAACTTTAAAATAGCTTTTGAACAAAGTTTGAAATTTATACAAAGATGGCTCAATGAAAATATAAATCCAGATATAACTAGCGGAATAACTAAAAAAGAATTATTCAGATTGGCAGCTAAGCATTTACTTATAGATGATATTGAAAAATGGATAAGATTTAAAGATGCAAGAAATTCTACTTCTCATATTTATTCAAATGAAGTTTCTTAA
- a CDS encoding acetate/propionate family kinase, which produces MNVLVINSGSSSIKYQLFAMPEAKVLAKGLLEKIGEEISALKHTAVEKGKEKKIEQKVADHKAGMSLIFSLLTDKEVGVISDMNEISAVGHRVVHGGEAFNKSTLITDEAVKAIEACCDIAPLHNPAGLQGIAACKEILKDVKMVGVFDTSFHQTIPDYAYMYAVPYEWYDKYKIRRYGFHGTSHKYVYGEFCKAENKPNANVIVCHLGNGASVTAVKNGESIDTSMGLTPLEGLVMGTRSGDMDPAVPTFVMAKENLSAKEMDNILNKKSGLLGVSGVSNDMRNLEEASKTNKRAELAITMFCYRVKKYIGAYMAALGHLDGIVFTGGIGENSASIRGRILEGLDELGIKCDADKNSKARGCASFEKDGASIKLYVIATDEEKAIAMDTYNLALK; this is translated from the coding sequence ATGAATGTATTGGTAATAAATTCAGGAAGTTCAAGTATTAAATATCAATTATTCGCTATGCCTGAAGCAAAAGTTTTAGCTAAAGGACTTTTGGAAAAAATCGGCGAAGAAATAAGTGCCTTAAAACACACAGCTGTAGAAAAAGGCAAAGAGAAAAAAATAGAACAGAAAGTCGCTGATCATAAAGCCGGTATGTCTTTAATTTTCTCTCTTTTAACAGACAAAGAAGTTGGTGTTATATCTGATATGAATGAAATATCTGCCGTAGGTCATAGGGTTGTTCATGGCGGTGAGGCATTCAACAAAAGTACATTAATCACTGATGAAGCTGTAAAAGCTATTGAGGCTTGCTGCGATATAGCCCCTTTACATAACCCAGCTGGTTTGCAGGGTATAGCTGCTTGTAAAGAAATATTAAAAGATGTAAAAATGGTAGGTGTATTTGATACTAGTTTCCATCAAACAATACCTGATTATGCTTATATGTATGCTGTTCCTTATGAATGGTATGATAAATATAAAATACGTCGTTATGGTTTCCATGGTACTTCTCATAAATATGTTTACGGAGAGTTCTGTAAGGCAGAAAATAAACCTAATGCTAATGTTATAGTTTGCCATTTAGGAAATGGTGCTAGTGTTACTGCAGTTAAAAATGGAGAATCTATTGATACTAGTATGGGATTAACTCCTTTGGAAGGTTTGGTAATGGGTACTAGGTCTGGGGATATGGATCCTGCTGTTCCTACTTTTGTTATGGCTAAAGAAAATTTATCTGCAAAAGAAATGGATAATATTTTAAATAAAAAAAGCGGTCTTTTAGGTGTTTCCGGTGTGAGCAATGATATGAGAAACTTGGAAGAAGCTTCTAAAACTAACAAAAGAGCTGAACTTGCTATTACTATGTTCTGCTACAGAGTAAAAAAATATATAGGTGCTTATATGGCTGCTCTTGGTCATCTTGACGGTATTGTATTCACAGGCGGTATAGGTGAAAATAGTGCTTCTATTAGAGGAAGAATACTTGAAGGCTTAGATGAACTTGGTATTAAATGCGATGCTGATAAAAACTCTAAGGCTAGAGGATGTGCTAGTTTTGAAAAAGACGGTGCTTCTATTAAACTTTATGTTATAGCTACTGATGAAGAAAAAGCTATAGCTATGGATACTTATAATCTTGCATTGAAATAA
- a CDS encoding peptidase M30: MKKKIFCIISILILSIISCNSNNVTNPIESSGGLIYPGGNMEKRTYYAYYRMQENKLCSFYKVAEYDKLIVYVMEGSGYKPESVDYIANAFNNNYAEEVRIYGEHTDVDKNGKIIILLLELNTSYSSAIYNGYFDTYDLLLNKNNNAEILYMDIKRVNEDPEYMSSTIQHEFQHLINFNVNYIENGREMSTWLNEALSESTSVLFSPLKVSSRIDKFNMMGGYYCFYTWNLPTENVFPNNPTSKYLFANYPSVSVFVNWLYQRSNNNPSVFQNIAKYSSAEDYNRVLNNVSFIGASSWDDLLFKWVEGINNGEVTGAEIKVQKENNNINLYPGAVVVYNGSLTQSGNLLTRKLSSSLELALNNDTYIGDDPTPINITTPKSSSVQASKMYETVNDIPYIPKERHILFGKDGKIKEY, from the coding sequence ATGAAGAAAAAAATATTTTGTATAATTTCTATTTTAATTTTATCTATTATTTCTTGTAATAGTAATAATGTTACAAACCCTATAGAATCGAGCGGAGGATTAATATATCCAGGCGGAAATATGGAAAAAAGAACTTATTATGCCTACTATAGGATGCAAGAAAATAAACTTTGTAGTTTTTATAAAGTAGCAGAGTATGATAAATTGATTGTATATGTTATGGAGGGGAGCGGATATAAACCTGAAAGTGTGGATTATATAGCTAATGCATTTAATAATAATTATGCTGAAGAAGTAAGAATATATGGGGAACATACAGATGTTGATAAGAATGGTAAAATTATAATTTTGCTATTAGAATTGAATACTAGTTATTCAAGTGCTATATATAATGGTTATTTTGATACTTATGATTTGCTATTGAATAAAAATAATAATGCTGAGATATTATATATGGATATAAAAAGAGTTAATGAAGACCCTGAGTATATGTCAAGTACAATACAGCATGAATTTCAGCATTTAATTAATTTTAATGTCAATTATATAGAAAATGGAAGAGAAATGTCAACTTGGCTTAATGAAGCTCTTTCAGAATCTACTTCTGTATTATTTAGCCCTTTAAAAGTTAGTTCAAGAATAGATAAATTTAATATGATGGGCGGTTATTATTGCTTCTATACTTGGAATCTTCCAACTGAAAATGTTTTTCCTAATAATCCTACTAGTAAATATTTATTCGCTAATTATCCTTCAGTATCAGTGTTTGTAAATTGGCTTTATCAAAGAAGTAATAATAACCCTTCTGTATTTCAAAATATAGCAAAATATTCATCAGCTGAAGATTATAATAGAGTTTTGAATAATGTAAGTTTTATAGGTGCATCTAGTTGGGACGATTTATTATTTAAATGGGTTGAAGGAATAAATAATGGAGAAGTTACAGGAGCAGAAATAAAAGTACAAAAAGAAAATAATAATATTAATTTATATCCAGGGGCAGTAGTAGTTTATAATGGAAGTTTGACTCAGTCTGGTAATTTATTAACTAGAAAGCTATCAAGCTCTTTAGAATTGGCTTTAAATAATGATACTTATATAGGTGATGATCCGACTCCTATAAATATTACAACTCCTAAATCATCATCAGTGCAGGCATCAAAAATGTATGAAACAGTAAATGATATTCCTTATATACCTAAAGAAAGACATATATTGTTTGGTAAAGACGGAAAAATTAAAGAATATTAA
- a CDS encoding peptidase M30, which produces MKKIFFMLFLLSLLSSCQRVSNILGVNYDSSLTYPDGSMGKAYFYADYKKRGNKRYNFNKIAEYDKLVLYAMSGSGYKPESVDYIANVFNNNYAEEVRIYGEHTDVDKNGKIIILLLELNPSYSGTVTTGYFYGNDLLLNQNNNAEILYMDIKIVNENPEYMAGTIQHEFQHLINFNVNYIENGKEISTWLNEALSESTSVLFSPTTVSSRIKEFNIMNGYYCFYTWNLPIYNLFANYPSVSVFVNWLYQKNNNNPSVFQNIAKYSSAEDYNRVLNNVSFTGASSWEDLLFKWIDGLKNNEVAGAKLQVQPSESTIPLFPGAAVIYRGSIQSSGNLVIKDLGNGYQAALNKDTYIGNNPTYINIITPKESSVQASKMYKTVSDEPYIPKYRQVLFDKDGNIKEY; this is translated from the coding sequence ATGAAGAAAATCTTTTTTATGCTATTTTTGTTATCTTTATTATCTTCTTGTCAAAGAGTCTCAAATATTTTAGGAGTTAATTATGACAGCTCATTGACATATCCTGACGGAAGTATGGGAAAGGCATATTTTTATGCTGATTATAAGAAGCGAGGAAATAAACGTTATAATTTTAATAAAATAGCAGAATATGATAAATTAGTTTTATATGCTATGTCTGGTTCAGGATATAAACCTGAAAGTGTGGATTATATAGCGAATGTATTTAATAATAATTATGCTGAAGAAGTAAGAATATATGGAGAACATACAGATGTTGATAAGAATGGTAAAATTATAATTTTGCTATTAGAATTGAATCCTAGTTATTCAGGTACTGTTACTACTGGTTATTTTTATGGAAATGATTTACTATTGAATCAAAATAATAATGCTGAGATATTATATATGGATATAAAAATAGTTAATGAAAATCCTGAGTATATGGCTGGAACTATACAGCATGAATTTCAGCATTTAATTAATTTTAATGTCAATTATATAGAAAATGGAAAGGAAATATCAACTTGGCTTAATGAAGCTCTTTCAGAATCTACATCTGTATTATTCAGTCCAACTACAGTTAGTTCAAGAATAAAAGAATTTAATATAATGAATGGTTATTATTGTTTCTATACTTGGAATCTTCCTATATACAATCTATTTGCTAATTATCCTTCAGTATCAGTGTTTGTAAATTGGCTTTATCAAAAAAATAATAATAACCCTTCTGTATTTCAAAATATAGCAAAATACTCATCAGCTGAAGATTATAACAGAGTTTTGAATAATGTAAGTTTTACAGGTGCATCCAGCTGGGAAGATTTATTATTTAAATGGATTGATGGTCTAAAAAATAATGAAGTTGCAGGAGCCAAGCTGCAGGTTCAGCCATCAGAATCTACTATACCATTATTTCCCGGAGCAGCAGTAATTTATAGAGGAAGTATTCAGTCATCAGGTAATTTGGTAATAAAAGATTTAGGTAATGGATATCAGGCAGCTTTAAATAAAGATACTTATATAGGCAATAATCCAACTTATATAAATATTATAACTCCCAAAGAATCATCAGTACAGGCATCAAAAATGTATAAAACAGTAAGTGATGAGCCTTATATACCTAAATACAGACAGGTATTGTTTGATAAGGACGGTAACATTAAGGAATATTAA
- a CDS encoding CAP domain-containing protein: protein MKRLGFIIIFIFLSALILSANTIEDEVLRLINLERSKESLPPLPNNQRLHSLALYHADNMAKNKFFSNTDLDGLDSKARQVKLYPEMVGNISESLHKLDVIPFTDKKAAESIVKDLMKTPDSKKNILSKDYNAIGVGAVKRGVGVYTTVTFANIVAESVDFSPTAKYGDEITAKYRILNGAAFTDFKLAVEMADPEARITGDDGKTYIGKVIYDVKDMGNSILGRTFKAEYGQGDYKISILYKGQHFLSNVRTIKVE from the coding sequence ATGAAAAGATTAGGTTTCATAATAATATTTATATTTTTATCAGCTTTAATACTTAGTGCAAATACAATAGAAGATGAAGTATTAAGATTAATCAATTTAGAGAGAAGTAAAGAATCTCTTCCGCCTCTTCCAAATAATCAAAGACTTCATTCATTAGCATTATATCATGCTGATAATATGGCTAAAAATAAATTCTTTAGTAATACAGATTTAGATGGTTTAGATTCAAAAGCAAGACAAGTAAAATTATATCCGGAAATGGTTGGAAATATAAGTGAAAGTCTGCATAAACTAGATGTTATACCATTTACTGACAAAAAAGCAGCTGAAAGCATTGTTAAAGATCTCATGAAAACTCCGGACAGTAAAAAAAATATATTAAGTAAAGATTATAATGCAATAGGAGTTGGTGCTGTAAAAAGAGGAGTTGGTGTTTATACTACAGTAACATTTGCCAATATAGTTGCTGAATCTGTAGATTTCTCACCTACCGCCAAATACGGAGATGAAATAACTGCAAAATATAGAATATTAAATGGTGCTGCATTTACTGATTTTAAATTAGCTGTAGAGATGGCAGATCCTGAAGCTAGAATCACAGGAGATGATGGAAAAACATATATAGGAAAGGTTATATATGATGTTAAAGATATGGGAAATTCTATATTAGGAAGAACTTTCAAAGCTGAATACGGACAAGGAGATTATAAAATTTCTATTCTTTATAAAGGTC